The following is a genomic window from Episyrphus balteatus chromosome 1, idEpiBalt1.1, whole genome shotgun sequence.
GGAAAAAGTttaacaatgttgtaaaaagtagaaatatttctgtttaagacagtacccaaacagatcttatattatatatgtatgtgtaaaaaattttctaaattaaatagtCCTTGAAAATGAGAATTTTCTTGTTTGCATTAGTAgaataaaagttaattaaatttgtcgctttttatgaattgtctaacgattttaaaacgtttctttttaaagaaatttaaaaattatttaatttaaattatttaattatttaaattttaattatttaaattatttaatttaaatttattaacatttttttaacgcaattttatttcatttgcaaaaaaaaaattattttcaatgtaattttttttataatggaagacaaatgcatttataaaaaatattttaaaagcccGCTCTGgtgtaaaggcttaactacatacaccactttttgaaaaagtacaaaagtgaaaatattttttttctggctagcgcaattgttttgtgaaaaagagtatacaaattgtttattagatcaaaaaataagctttctgcatcatttgttttaatttttcaggccgaaaaactatacaaaaatgcatttggaaattttcacttttgtactttttcactttttgagccaatgtagttataccttaataatgaaataaaatcctAAAAACTTCGGTtaaattgaatataaaatatccatgaaaaaaaaaaacaaataaatggaAACGAGACGAACGTTGTacaataaaaaatcttttattgacctggagcctgcatcaaagtttttcatatatatacTATTCGAAGAGGTCACTATAAAATTCCTATAATTGAAAACGAGACCTTTACCTATCGTCAATAAGCTCTGTCGttttaaagacattttttaaaatattgaccagacagaaaaaaatttttcaatcgtcaaaaCGATGTCGTCTGATAAAAGTTAACTATCGCTTTTAAGTGAAGCAAGATTATCGTCATAACGATATCGTCTGTCGATAATGAATTTTGGAATGATCCTTTTTGTTACTCAGGTATCCTCTTGATAGATTAAaaccaacaaattaaaaaataaggaaacaaataagacgaaaggaatttttaaaacatttaagtgAAGTTCTgccaactttaaaataaaatttgaaatgtttctatgaaaaaagtgaCGATGTTAAGGTAGCACAttcttttttgaattgaaaatcgggagaaaacctaatttttaaacaaaaaatcggGCAATCGTAAATAGCTCAACAAATCGggagaaatacgaaaaatcggGCAATCTGGCAACGAtgctccggtcggataattttttctttcatcttttttctcttttgcactcattatgtttaaaaagagtcgcgcctcttgaggcttcatgtaatagctgactaagcAATGCAAcatttaaaagctattacatgaagcctcaagagccgcgcctcttttcaaaactaatgagtgcaaaagagaaagaagataaaacaaaaaattatccgaccggagagtcgtgggccaaaattctgagactcttttttgacgtttctttttccactctttcttttttcaacattccctttcatttctttttgcttcttgtagaatacaacaacaacaatacttaaatcaaaagagaaatgtcaaatttgagtctttgactcaagaggcatcgtgtaatagtacgcgcctcacagaatgattatcaaaagaaaattcgaaaaaagagtcaagcctcttgaggcttcatgtaatagctgactattcatgcctattaccgaagacgcagatgcattgcggcgggagtgagagtcactttcacaagatttcGCATTACCGAAGCCGCCGCAGCGGAAGTGATAGGATGACATTATTTGGCTATGTAAGTGTCAACAATGACATATAtcggtaagcagtttagtgtgttttcgtggatcgataatacagctcatcccggggagttcacagattgaaatttgatgCGGTTGCGGGtcgagtagattcccggggacTGAATCACTGCGTCTTTGGTAATAGGCAtgattacatttgaaaattccatacttttgcaTTTTGACACAACtattgaacgtgcccaatgaaATGTGAATTGGCACAGAACGTAGGTAcataccccgtttgtatgaccgatttaaagatcgaattgaaactgaatcgaaatttcgatccaggtatatggaagtaccagatcgaggaatcgaattgaaatagaatcgaaaacacaatttttcttttaaatatatttgcagtaaaatagaaaaatctaaccaaaaacaaagtgcaagtaaaactagatatcataatacatacatacagtaaaatttgcaaataagaagacaatcacacacaatttccaccataaattatatctcgagtattcaattcgtttggtatatatgcatattttcgattcgattcagctccccgagtcggatcggatcgacaaatccggattcaattcgattcaggtatatatagacctaaatcctgattcaattcggattcaaatcgccatacaaacggggtaacaGATACCTTAAGACaagtacgtgaacgcacccatcaGAAACACGTGCAAATGTGGAACATTATTGAATGAAACATTTgtcaattttttcttcaaaaagtcTGAAAAGCAACAATGGTTGGAAAGTCTCGAAATATTTCATCAAATTTAACTGATAATCAAGTTTgggaaaaagttaaaataaaaggaaataTTTTATCTGATGATGGCGGTGGGTTTGAAGGTTTAATTGGATTAGAAGTCCTTGAAAACTATGACAAGGCTTTGGTCGGAAAAGAAAAGGTTTGTTCGAAACTATTTATAATACTCAGAGTAAAAAACATTGGTTTtataatttcagaaaaaaagaaggatttccaacaaagaaaaaaagcaaCTTAAATCCAAAATTACAGTAGAAAAAAGAAAGCTTACTGAACATAATTTGGATACCATAGAAAATGATGATATTAATACGCCAccatcaaaaaagtcaaaaaagaaaaatgagaaactcaatcaaaaacaaattcCTGGTAGATTTGTTCTTCTTAATTTGCCCAACAGTGAAGATGAAGGTAGTGATCGTGGTGAGGAAAGTGATATGATTGGTGaactaaatgtaaaaaatagtATTCTTTTCCTTTACCAGCCACCTCTAAGATTATTGTTTGTTTCAGGGATGGGATGGCCTTGGTGTTCCGTATCCTATATTAAAAAGTCTTGTTGAAAGAGGATTTAAATCACCAACAGAAATTCAAGCCAGGACTCTTCCAGCGGCAATACTGGGCAAAAAAGATATTTTGGGAGCTGCTGAAACTGGAAGCGGAAAGACGCTAGCATTTGGGATACCTATTCTTGCTGGCATAATGGAATTAAAAGCTAAAAATTCTAGGTTTGGCATAAGGAAGCCAATAAAAGAAGTTTCAAAGAGAGAAAATCGAAAAGATCGCGAGAACTTATCTCCTTCAAGAGAAGAATTAAGTGTCTATCCAATATTACCACAAGAAGAAGAGGATCAAATAACTGGTAATAATAAAGACAATTATAAACCCCTTTATGCAGTAGTTTTAACTCCAACAAGAGAACTGGCAGTTCAAGTAAGAGATCACCTTGCTGCTGCGGCTCAATATACAGGAATCAAAGTTGACGCGGTTTTTGGGGGATTGTCAATAGCCAAACAAGAAAGAGTTCTTAAAAGTTGTCCAGAAATTGTTGTAGCTACTCCGGgaagattttgggagttactgCAACAAGAAAATCCTCATCTCAGCAAAATTGATGATATAAGTTTTCTGGTTATTGATGAAACTGATCGTATGGTTGAAAAGGGACACTTTGAAGAACTTAAACTTCTTATAAATCGTTTGAATGCTGACGAAGATAAAAAACAAGTTCGCcagaactttattttttctgcAACCTTGACATTGGTTCATGATTTGCCTGATCATTTGCAAAGTAAGTAcatcatttatttaatttcatcttttatatgaaaattctaCCTTTCGAAgggaaaaaataatatattgacCACCTTATTTAACtcccttttaaaaattttgttgatcctgcgtgaaaattttaaacaaaacacaaataaagttaagtgttatttcttaaaatttatatttaattatatCTCAATTGCATTTAATGCTATTTCATCGAGCAAATTGCTCAggattgaaataaataaatacatttgtgGCACGAGACCCAATGAAGGTACAAAGCctagttcattttttttttttttttttaaatgagttaagTATGCagaactatttttaaaaaaatctattttcgtttGGGGTTAACAGCTAGAATGCTAGACGATGactgtaataaataataataatcattattattattagattctttattttttttctcaat
Proteins encoded in this region:
- the LOC129921280 gene encoding ATP-dependent RNA helicase DDX24, giving the protein MVGKSRNISSNLTDNQVWEKVKIKGNILSDDGGGFEGLIGLEVLENYDKALVGKEKKKRRISNKEKKQLKSKITVEKRKLTEHNLDTIENDDINTPPSKKSKKKNEKLNQKQIPGRFVLLNLPNSEDEGSDRGEESDMIGELNGWDGLGVPYPILKSLVERGFKSPTEIQARTLPAAILGKKDILGAAETGSGKTLAFGIPILAGIMELKAKNSRFGIRKPIKEVSKRENRKDRENLSPSREELSVYPILPQEEEDQITGNNKDNYKPLYAVVLTPTRELAVQVRDHLAAAAQYTGIKVDAVFGGLSIAKQERVLKSCPEIVVATPGRFWELLQQENPHLSKIDDISFLVIDETDRMVEKGHFEELKLLINRLNADEDKKQVRQNFIFSATLTLVHDLPDHLQKKNVGRKNKLVKSTPGLKIQKFIEDLGISQPKIVDVTTSGQTAHTLTECRLICPIDHKDYYLYYFIQRHPGRTIVFCNSIDCVKRLATLFGLLECKPLPLHASMIQKQRLKNLERFRDNVDGLLIATDVAARGLDIPNVEHVIHYQVPRTSENYVHRSGRTARANRDGITVMFMEPGEVKSYLKLCRTLDRSDDLPIFPVAERYLISVKERVNLAREVDKLELKIRRSQSEIGWMTKNANEMEIVLGDMDDDSNKSDDDDAFIIEKRRNRQHLQSVREQLKQLLGQQIFPKGFSYRYPTSTGKLEMPIMAETNVENNANSAVKVMKKAIDDLKVEKKLRNKKKKY